A portion of the Oncorhynchus clarkii lewisi isolate Uvic-CL-2024 chromosome 27, UVic_Ocla_1.0, whole genome shotgun sequence genome contains these proteins:
- the LOC139386175 gene encoding large ribosomal subunit protein bL28m-like translates to MPLHKYPPKIWEAMKLKQGIYARLPKHYLRSLEETTQPTPVHWKALGIKYRANPKTGHKERVQDVPIPIYYPPESQDGLWGGEGWISGFRYANNDKLSTRLERVWKPQLFTRELYSEILNHKFTITVTARALDLIDAAYGFDYYILRTPKEDLNSKLGMDLRRAMLLRLAFKDTQLYPEDPAKRENIYTKYKQFEIPAEEAEWVGLSVDEAVEKQRQLEHKEPEPLFKSCVENLVKELAIQKLSEPQLVEKK, encoded by the exons ATGCCTCTCCACAAGTACCCCCCAAAAATCTGGGAAGCCATGAAACTGAAGCAGGGGATCTATGCCCGCCTCCCCAAACACTACCTCCGCTCTCTGGAGGAGACCACGCAGCCCACCCCGGTCCACTGGAAGGCCCTGGGAATCAAGTACAGGGCCAACCCCAAAACAGGGCACAAGGAGCGGGTACAAGACGTCCCCATCCCCATCTACTACCCCCCAGAGTCCCAGGATGGCCTATGGGGAGGTGAGGGATGGATATCAGGCTTCAGATATGCCAACAATGACAAA CTCTCCACCAGGCTGGAAAGAGTCTGGAAGCCACAGCTGTTCACCAGAGAGTTGTACAGTGAGATCCTCAACCACAAGTTCACCATCACCGTAACGGCTCGCGCACTAGACCTCATTGATGCTGCCTACGGCTTTGACTACTACATcctgagg ACACCAAAGGAGGACCTGAACTCCAAGCTAGGAATGGACCTGAGGCGGGCCATGCTCCTGAGGCTGGCCTTTAAAGACACCCAGCTCTACCCAGAGGACCCTGCCAAGAGGGAGAACATCTACACCAAGTACAAA CAGTTTGAGATCCCTGCAGAGGAGGCTGAGTGGGTTGGCCTGAGTGTGGATGAGGCtgtggagaaacagagacaactGGAGCACAAG GAGCCGGAGCCTCTGTTCAAGAGCTGTGTGGAGAACCTGGTGAAGGAGCTGGCCATCCAGAAACTCTCTGAACCACAGCTGGTGGAGAAGAAGTAA